The Chelonoidis abingdonii isolate Lonesome George chromosome 9, CheloAbing_2.0, whole genome shotgun sequence genome has a segment encoding these proteins:
- the TNRC6A gene encoding trinucleotide repeat-containing gene 6A protein isoform X12 — protein MEELSAHAQAHTNWDLRSEEKQVKEESSSFKCQEEVFYLLVQEDIEQELEAKATKELERKLSRDLVQEEEQLMEERKKRKEDKKKKEAAQKKAIEQKIKGMPPIRDLVSHSPNQSDLNHSGLGSHYENSHWGPVSSNSDSSTNWDKVIVDGSDKEAWPSITGSDPELASECMDTDSASSSGSERNLVIMASGSTGGENDSVRNGIGHGSQNKFVVGSNSNNVGNGSINGPWGLSHGTIISTCQVSVDAPDSKSESSNNRMNAWGTINSSSNGGLNPSTLNSNGNHGAWPVLENNGHALKGSVGSGNSGTNIQCSTIGQKSNNQNINSKVGGSAHGSWASLQENCDSEVNGTRKVSFSGQPQNLNTEMNGPNNTTNFMTSSLPNSAGSVQINELPNNTGPGAWHVSTMNHSQIQASPVTNGTSTSHLSNGEAKNGGSYGTAWVAYGSNYSGDKCSGPNSQANGDTVNATLTQPGSNGHGSTNFQINGNKGGGVWEGGTVNSQNMPWGNANGASSGGSRRGWANPAQNTGTSISNGEWNKLPSNQHSNESVNGNSRKFTNGWKSAEEDDPNSQNSAASQITEQNNVWAKTGDSEGSTESTGCHDDKVTAEGQNRERRKVDQHALLQSIVSRTDLDPRVLSNSGWGQTPIKQNTAWDTETSPRGERKTDNGTEAWGGSVTQTSSSGGCVERPSPNVNDTSSISGWGDPKSATRWGDSKGSNSQGGWEEDSAATVMVKSNQIWVSGKEDKSSWNDAQKIKQGWVDGQKASQGWAISANDSWGENSRSNHWGEAKKSSSGGSDSDRSVSGWNESSKSNSVTWGSSNTNPNNSSGWDEPAKSNQSQGWGEPPKSNQPQGWGESSKPVNSPDWNKQQDVGSWGAPSTTNKPPGSGWLGGPIPSPAKEEEPTGWEEPSPESIRRKMEIDDGTSAWGDPSKYNYKNVNMWNKNVPNSSSSSDQQAQVHQQLLPSSAMSNKESSNGSGWGEPSTPATTVDNGTSAWGKPMDTGTSWGEPISDAAGTSGWGNASVGQQASSKPGPKSMQDGWCGDAMSLPGSRQTSWEEDDDVEIGMWNSSSSQEVNPSLNWPLYMKKMPTKGTMKGGNKQDETWINPFIKQFTNLSFSRESPEETIPSNKMDMSGGMLQDKRIELDKHGLNVGDYNRLVGKGPGSRPQISKESSMDRSPYFDKDGIVADESQNMQFISNQNMKLPPSNSALPNQALGSLAGLGMQNLNSVRQNGNPSVFGVGNIAAQPRSMQQTPAQPLNSSQPNSRAQVPPPLLSPQVPVSLLKYAPNNGGLSPLFGPQQVAMLNQLSQLNQLSQISQLQRLLAQQQKAQNQRSTPSSGRQQQEQQGRSLSMQQQMMQQSRQLDPNLLMKQQTPPSQQQPLHQPAMKSFLENVLPHATPELQKGPSPINAFSNFPIGMNSNLNVNMDMSSIKEPQSRLRKWTTVDSISVNTSLDQNSSKHGAISSGFRLEDSPFVPYDFMNSSNSPASPPGSVGDGWPRAKSPNGSSSVNWPPEFRPGEPWKGYPNIDPETDPYVTPGSVINNLSINTVREVDHLRDRNSGSSSSLNTALPSTSAWSSIRASNYNVSLSSTAQSTSVARNSDSKSTWSPGSVTNTSLAHELWKVPLPPKSITAPSRPPPGLTGQKPPLSTWDNSLRLGGGWGNSDARYTPGSSWGESSSGRITNWLVLKNLTPQIDGSTLRTLCMQHGPLITFHLNLPHGNALVRYSSKEEVVKAQKSLHMCVLGNTTILAEFASEEEISRFFAQGQSLTPSPGWQSFGSSQNRLGSIDGSHSFSNRNDLNHWNGAGLSGTSSGDLHGTSLWGSPNYSTSLWGTPSSSDTRGISSPSPINAFLSVDHLGGGGESM, from the exons GCATGCCTCCCATTCGGGACTTGGTCAGCCATTCCCCTAACCAGTCAG aTCTGAACCACAGTGGTCTAGGATCCCATTATGAAAATTCTCACTGGGGACCAGTCTCTTCAAATAGTGACTCCAGCACAAACTGGGATAAAGTTATTGTAGACGGTTCTGACAAAGAAGCATGGCCATCAATCACAGGCAGTGACCCAGAGTTGGCTTCAGAATGTATGGACACTGACTCCGCCTCTAGTTCTGGGTCAGAGAGAAATCTTGTTATAATGGCTTCAGGGAGCACAGGTGGTGAAAATGATAGCGTTCGGAATGGCATTGGACATGGTTCTCAAAATAAGTTTGTGGTTGGTAGCAACAGCAATAATGTGGGCAACGGAAGTATTAATGGGCCATGGGGTTTATCCCATGGAACCATAATAAGCACATGTCAAGTTTCTGTGGATGCTCCTGACAGCAAATCTGAAAGTAGCAACAATAGAATGAATGCTTGGGGCACCATAAACTCTTCATCAAATGGAGGGTTAAATCCAAGCACTTTGAATTCAAATGGCAACCATGGTGCCTGGCCTGTATTGGAGAACAATGGACATGCCCTGAAAGGGTCTGTAGGGAGTGGTAATTCTGGCACAAATATTCAGTGCAGTACCATAGGTCAGAAGTCTAACAATCAGAATATTAACTCTAAAGTGGGTGGTTCAGCCCATGGTTCCTGGGCAAGCCTTCAGGAAAATTGTGATTCTGAAGTGAATGGTACAAGGAAGGTTTCATTCAGTGGACAACCTCAAAACCTtaacactgaaatgaatggaccAAATAACACTACTAACTTTATGACCTCTAGTTTACCAAACTCTGCTGGTTCAGTACAGATTAACGAACTGCCTAATAATacagggcctggggcctggcaTGTGAGCACAATGAATCATTCTCAGATTCAGGCCTCTCCAGTTACAAATGGCACTTCCACTTCTCATCTTAGCAATGGTGAGGCAAAAAATGGTGGATCTTATGGTACTGCGTGGGTTGCCTATGGTTCTAACTACTCTGGAGACAAATGTTCAGGCCCAAACAGCCAAGCTAATGGTGACACTGTGAATGCAACTCTAACGCAGCCTGGCAGCAATGGGCATGGCAGCACTAATtttcaaatcaatgggaataaAGGAGGAGGGGTATGGGAGGGAGGGACAGTCAACTCCCAAAATATGCCATGGGGAAACGCAAATGGTGCGAGTTCTGGAGGAAGTCGAAGAGGATGGGCCAACCCTGCACAAAACACTGGCACTAGCATTTCAAATGGGgaatggaataaactgcctagcaATCAGCATTCCAATGAAAGCGTAAATGGAAATAGTAGGAAGTTTACAAATGGGTGGAAATCTGCTGAAGAGGATGATCCTAATAGCCAGAATTCTGCTGCATCTCAGATAACTGAGCAGAACAATGTATGGGCCAAAACAGGGGATAGCGAGGGTAGTACAGAGAGCACTGGATGCCATGATGATAAAGTAACTGCAGAAGGACAGAACCGAGAGAGAAGAAAAGTTGACCAGCATGCATTACTCCAAAGTATAGTGAGCAGAACTGACTTAGATCCACGTGTCCTTTCCAACTCTGGTTGGGGACAGACTCCAATTAAACAAAACACTGCCTGGGATACTGAAACATCGCCAAGAGGTGAAAGAAAGACTGACAATGGGACAGAGGCCTGGGGAGGCTCTGTGACACAGACTTCCAGCTCAGGGGGATGTGTGGAGAGACCTAGCCCTAATGTTAATGATACCTCATCTATATCAGGGTGGGGAGATCCAAAGTCTGCTACAAGGTGGGGAGACTCCAAAGGCTCCAACAGCCAAGGTGGGTGGGAAGAGGATTCTGCTGCTACAGTAATGGTCAAGAGCAATCAAATATGGGTAAGTGGCAAAGAGGACAAGTCGTCTTGGAATGATGCACAGAAGATCAAACAGGGATGGGTAGATGGACAAAAAGCCAGCCAAGGCTGGGCAATTTCTGCCAACGACAGCTGGGGAGAAAATTCAAGAAGCAACCATTGGGGTGAGGCTAAGAAATCTAGTTCAGGAGGTAGTGACAGTGACAGATCAGTATCTGGTTGGAATGAGTCTTCGAAATCAAATTCTGTTACTTGGGGAAGTAGTAATACAAACCCAAATAATTCTTCAGGATGGGATGAGCCTGCAAAGTCTaatcagagccagggctggggagaaccTCCCAAATCAAATCAGCCTCAAGGTTGGGGTGAGTCGTCAAAGCCAGTCAACTCCCCGGACTGGAACAAGCAGCAAGATGTTGGATCTTGGGGAGCACCATCTACCACAAATAAACCACCAGGTTCTGGGTGGTTGGGTGGACCAATACCAAGTCCAGCAAAGGAAGAGGAACCCACAGGATGGGAGGAGCCATCCCCAGAATCAATACGCCGTAAAATGGAAATTGATGATGGAACTTCTGCTTGGGGTGATCCAAGCAAATACAACTACAAAAATGTGAATATGTGGAATAAAAATGTCCCAAACAGTAGCAGCAGTTCAGACCAGCAAGCACAGGTACATCAGCAGCTACTGCCTTCAAGTGCCATGTCCAACAAGGAGAGCAGTAATGGTTCTG GTTGGGGAGAGCCTTCTACTCCTGCCACTACTGTAGATAATGGAACGTCAGCGTGGGGTAAACCCATGGATACTGGTACTAGCTGGGGAGAGCCCATCAGTGATGCAGCAGGCACCTCTGGCTGGGGAAATGCTTCTGTTGGTCAGCAGGCTTCAAGTAAACCTG GGCCTAAATCTATGCAAGATGGTTGGTGTGGTGATGCTATGTCATTGCCAGGGAGTCGTCAGACCAGCtgggaggaagatgatgatgtaGAGATTGGAATGTGGAACAGCAGTTCTTCCCAAGAAGTTAACCCATCTTTGAATTGGCCACTGTACATGAAAAAAATGCCTACAAAG ggaaCAATGAAAGGTGGAAATAAACAAGATGAAACGTGGATAAATCCATTCATTAAGCAGTTCACAAATCTCAGTTTTTCA AGAGAATCACCAGAAGAAACCATACCGAGCAATAAGATGGACATGTCTGGAG GAATGTTACAGGATAAACGAATAGAGTTGGATAAGCATGGCCTGAACGTTGGCGATTACAATCGGTTGGTAGGAAAGGGCCCTGGTTCTCGTCCTCAGATTTCCAAAGAGTCTTCCATGGATCGCAGTCCTTACTTTGATAAG GATGGCATTGTAGCAGACGAGTCCCAAAACATGCAGTTTATTTCCAATCAAAACATGAAGCTTCCCCCTTCAAATAGTGCACTACCTAACCAAGCCCTTGGCTCCCTAGCAGGGCTGGGTATGCAAAACTTGAATTCTGTTAGACAG AATGGCAATCCCAGTGTGTTTGGCGTTGGTAATATAGCAGCACAACCCAGGAGCATGCAGCAGACCCCAGCACAACCTCTTAATTCATCCCAGCCTAATTCACGTGCTCAAGTGCCTCCTCCATTACTCTCCCCTCAG GTTCCAGTATCATTACTGAAGTATGCACCAAACAACGGTGGCCTGAGTCCACTTTTTGGCCCACAACAAGTAGCCATGTTGAACCAACTATCCCAGTTAAACCAGCTTTCTCAGATCTCCCAGTTACAA CGGTTGTTGGCTCAGCAGCAGAAAGCGCAGAATCAGAGAAGCACGCCTTCTAGTGGTCGTCAACAGCAGGAACAACAG ggtcgATCTCTTAGTATGCAGCAACAGATGATGCAACAATCCCGTCAGCTTGATCCAAACCTGTTAATGAAGCAGCAGACTCCACCATCTCAACAGCAGCCACTCCATCAGCCTGCCATGAAATCTTTCCTTGAGAATGTCCTACCCCATGCTACTCCTGAGCTGCAGAAAGGGCCATCACCAATAAATGCATTCAGCAACTTCCCTATAG GAATGAATTCAAACTTGAATGTAAACATGGATATGAGCAGTATTAAGGAGCCACAATCACGACTGAGGAAATGGACAACGGTGGACAGCATTTCTGTTAACACCTCATTGGATCAAAACTCCAGCAAACATG GTGCTATTTCAAGTGGTTTTAGGCTGGAAGATTCCCCATTTGTTCCATATGACTTTATGAACAGCAGTAATTCACCAGCCAGTCCTCCTGGATCTGTTGGGGATGGCTGGCCACGTGCCAAATCGCCTAATGGCTCTAGCAGTGTTAACTGGCCACCAG AATTTCGTCCTGGTGAGCCATGGAAAGGTTATCCAAACATCGACCCTGAAACTGACCCTTACGTCACTCCTGGCAGTGTCATAAACAATCTTTCAATTAATACTGTGCGGGAAGTTGACCACCTCAGGGACAGGAACAGTG GGTCATCCTCATCTTTGAACACCGCGCTGCCTTCAACTAGTGCCTGGTCATCCATTCGTGCCTCCAACTACAATGTTTCCCTCAGCAGTACAGCACAAAGCACTTCAG TAGCCAGAAACAGTGATTCCAAATCAACATGGTCTCCTGGTTCAGTCACTAACACCTCTCTGGCTCATGAGCTGTGGAAGGTCCCTTTGCCGCCTAAAAGCATCACTGCTCCGTCCCGCCCGCCACCGGGGCTGACAGGCCAGAAACCACCTTTGTCCACATGGGATAACTCCCTTCGtttgggtggaggatggggaaatTCTGATGCCAGATACACCCCTG GTTCAAGCTGGGGTGAGAGCAGCTCAGGGAGAATAACGAATTGGCTTGTTCTAAAAAACCTTACACCTCAG ATTGATGGCTCAACCCTGCGTACTCTGTGCATGCAGCACGGTCCACTAATAACATTCCACCTTAACCTCCCACATGGTAATGCTTTGGTCCGTTACAGTTCAAAAGAAGAGGTAGTGAAGGCACAAAAATCTCTGCACAT gtGTGTATTAGGGAACACTACTATTCTGGCTGAGTTTGCCAGTGAAGAGGAGATTAGCCGCTTCTTTGCACAAGGCCAGTCTCTGACTCCTTCTCCTGGCTGGCAGTCTTTTGGATCCAGCCAGAACCGACTTGGATCCATTGATGGTTCCCATTCGTTCTCAAACCGTAATGATCTAAATCACTGGAATGGTGCTGGGCTGTCGGGAACTAGCAGTGGAGACCTTCATGGCACTTCACTTTGGGGGAGCCCCAACTATTCCACAAGCCTGTGGGGTACCCCAAGCAGCAGTGACACCAGGGGAATTAGCAGCCCATCCCCCATCAATGCTTTCCTTTCTGTTGACCACCTAGGTGGAGGTGGAGAGTCCATGTAA
- the TNRC6A gene encoding trinucleotide repeat-containing gene 6A protein isoform X8, whose protein sequence is MRELEAKATKELERKLSRDLVQEEEQLMEERKKRKEDKKKKEAAQKKAIEQKIKVPEQTKTSISQPQPVTSNGTSPATSTNNNAKRAAASSQQQQQTLPRFPPREVPPRFRHQEQKQLLKRGQQLPVIAANLGSTPKVLNSQSGGSGVTSKQSVTNGEVPNSSSKKQSDLNHSGLGSHYENSHWGPVSSNSDSSTNWDKVIVDGSDKEAWPSITGSDPELASECMDTDSASSSGSERNLVIMASGSTGGENDSVRNGIGHGSQNKFVVGSNSNNVGNGSINGPWGLSHGTIISTCQVSVDAPDSKSESSNNRMNAWGTINSSSNGGLNPSTLNSNGNHGAWPVLENNGHALKGSVGSGNSGTNIQCSTIGQKSNNQNINSKVGGSAHGSWASLQENCDSEVNGTRKVSFSGQPQNLNTEMNGPNNTTNFMTSSLPNSAGSVQINELPNNTGPGAWHVSTMNHSQIQASPVTNGTSTSHLSNGEAKNGGSYGTAWVAYGSNYSGDKCSGPNSQANGDTVNATLTQPGSNGHGSTNFQINGNKGGGVWEGGTVNSQNMPWGNANGASSGGSRRGWANPAQNTGTSISNGEWNKLPSNQHSNESVNGNSRKFTNGWKSAEEDDPNSQNSAASQITEQNNVWAKTGDSEGSTESTGCHDDKVTAEGQNRERRKVDQHALLQSIVSRTDLDPRVLSNSGWGQTPIKQNTAWDTETSPRGERKTDNGTEAWGGSVTQTSSSGGCVERPSPNVNDTSSISGWGDPKSATRWGDSKGSNSQGGWEEDSAATVMVKSNQIWVSGKEDKSSWNDAQKIKQGWVDGQKASQGWAISANDSWGENSRSNHWGEAKKSSSGGSDSDRSVSGWNESSKSNSVTWGSSNTNPNNSSGWDEPAKSNQSQGWGEPPKSNQPQGWGESSKPVNSPDWNKQQDVGSWGAPSTTNKPPGSGWLGGPIPSPAKEEEPTGWEEPSPESIRRKMEIDDGTSAWGDPSKYNYKNVNMWNKNVPNSSSSSDQQAQVHQQLLPSSAMSNKESSNGSGWGEPSTPATTVDNGTSAWGKPMDTGTSWGEPISDAAGTSGWGNASVGQQASSKPGPKSMQDGWCGDAMSLPGSRQTSWEEDDDVEIGMWNSSSSQEVNPSLNWPLYMKKMPTKGTMKGGNKQDETWINPFIKQFTNLSFSRESPEETIPSNKMDMSGGMLQDKRIELDKHGLNVGDYNRLVGKGPGSRPQISKESSMDRSPYFDKDGIVADESQNMQFISNQNMKLPPSNSALPNQALGSLAGLGMQNLNSVRQNGNPSVFGVGNIAAQPRSMQQTPAQPLNSSQPNSRAQVPPPLLSPQVPVSLLKYAPNNGGLSPLFGPQQVAMLNQLSQLNQLSQISQLQRLLAQQQKAQNQRSTPSSGRQQQEQQGRSLSMQQQMMQQSRQLDPNLLMKQQTPPSQQQPLHQPAMKSFLENVLPHATPELQKGPSPINAFSNFPIGMNSNLNVNMDMSSIKEPQSRLRKWTTVDSISVNTSLDQNSSKHGAISSGFRLEDSPFVPYDFMNSSNSPASPPGSVGDGWPRAKSPNGSSSVNWPPEFRPGEPWKGYPNIDPETDPYVTPGSVINNLSINTVREVDHLRDRNSGSSSSLNTALPSTSAWSSIRASNYNVSLSSTAQSTSVARNSDSKSTWSPGSVTNTSLAHELWKVPLPPKSITAPSRPPPGLTGQKPPLSTWDNSLRLGGGWGNSDARYTPGSSWGESSSGRITNWLVLKNLTPQIDGSTLRTLCMQHGPLITFHLNLPHGNALVRYSSKEEVVKAQKSLHMCVLGNTTILAEFASEEEISRFFAQGQSLTPSPGWQSFGSSQNRLGSIDGSHSFSNRNDLNHWNGAGLSGTSSGDLHGTSLWGSPNYSTSLWGTPSSSDTRGISSPSPINAFLSVDHLGGGGESM, encoded by the exons aTCTGAACCACAGTGGTCTAGGATCCCATTATGAAAATTCTCACTGGGGACCAGTCTCTTCAAATAGTGACTCCAGCACAAACTGGGATAAAGTTATTGTAGACGGTTCTGACAAAGAAGCATGGCCATCAATCACAGGCAGTGACCCAGAGTTGGCTTCAGAATGTATGGACACTGACTCCGCCTCTAGTTCTGGGTCAGAGAGAAATCTTGTTATAATGGCTTCAGGGAGCACAGGTGGTGAAAATGATAGCGTTCGGAATGGCATTGGACATGGTTCTCAAAATAAGTTTGTGGTTGGTAGCAACAGCAATAATGTGGGCAACGGAAGTATTAATGGGCCATGGGGTTTATCCCATGGAACCATAATAAGCACATGTCAAGTTTCTGTGGATGCTCCTGACAGCAAATCTGAAAGTAGCAACAATAGAATGAATGCTTGGGGCACCATAAACTCTTCATCAAATGGAGGGTTAAATCCAAGCACTTTGAATTCAAATGGCAACCATGGTGCCTGGCCTGTATTGGAGAACAATGGACATGCCCTGAAAGGGTCTGTAGGGAGTGGTAATTCTGGCACAAATATTCAGTGCAGTACCATAGGTCAGAAGTCTAACAATCAGAATATTAACTCTAAAGTGGGTGGTTCAGCCCATGGTTCCTGGGCAAGCCTTCAGGAAAATTGTGATTCTGAAGTGAATGGTACAAGGAAGGTTTCATTCAGTGGACAACCTCAAAACCTtaacactgaaatgaatggaccAAATAACACTACTAACTTTATGACCTCTAGTTTACCAAACTCTGCTGGTTCAGTACAGATTAACGAACTGCCTAATAATacagggcctggggcctggcaTGTGAGCACAATGAATCATTCTCAGATTCAGGCCTCTCCAGTTACAAATGGCACTTCCACTTCTCATCTTAGCAATGGTGAGGCAAAAAATGGTGGATCTTATGGTACTGCGTGGGTTGCCTATGGTTCTAACTACTCTGGAGACAAATGTTCAGGCCCAAACAGCCAAGCTAATGGTGACACTGTGAATGCAACTCTAACGCAGCCTGGCAGCAATGGGCATGGCAGCACTAATtttcaaatcaatgggaataaAGGAGGAGGGGTATGGGAGGGAGGGACAGTCAACTCCCAAAATATGCCATGGGGAAACGCAAATGGTGCGAGTTCTGGAGGAAGTCGAAGAGGATGGGCCAACCCTGCACAAAACACTGGCACTAGCATTTCAAATGGGgaatggaataaactgcctagcaATCAGCATTCCAATGAAAGCGTAAATGGAAATAGTAGGAAGTTTACAAATGGGTGGAAATCTGCTGAAGAGGATGATCCTAATAGCCAGAATTCTGCTGCATCTCAGATAACTGAGCAGAACAATGTATGGGCCAAAACAGGGGATAGCGAGGGTAGTACAGAGAGCACTGGATGCCATGATGATAAAGTAACTGCAGAAGGACAGAACCGAGAGAGAAGAAAAGTTGACCAGCATGCATTACTCCAAAGTATAGTGAGCAGAACTGACTTAGATCCACGTGTCCTTTCCAACTCTGGTTGGGGACAGACTCCAATTAAACAAAACACTGCCTGGGATACTGAAACATCGCCAAGAGGTGAAAGAAAGACTGACAATGGGACAGAGGCCTGGGGAGGCTCTGTGACACAGACTTCCAGCTCAGGGGGATGTGTGGAGAGACCTAGCCCTAATGTTAATGATACCTCATCTATATCAGGGTGGGGAGATCCAAAGTCTGCTACAAGGTGGGGAGACTCCAAAGGCTCCAACAGCCAAGGTGGGTGGGAAGAGGATTCTGCTGCTACAGTAATGGTCAAGAGCAATCAAATATGGGTAAGTGGCAAAGAGGACAAGTCGTCTTGGAATGATGCACAGAAGATCAAACAGGGATGGGTAGATGGACAAAAAGCCAGCCAAGGCTGGGCAATTTCTGCCAACGACAGCTGGGGAGAAAATTCAAGAAGCAACCATTGGGGTGAGGCTAAGAAATCTAGTTCAGGAGGTAGTGACAGTGACAGATCAGTATCTGGTTGGAATGAGTCTTCGAAATCAAATTCTGTTACTTGGGGAAGTAGTAATACAAACCCAAATAATTCTTCAGGATGGGATGAGCCTGCAAAGTCTaatcagagccagggctggggagaaccTCCCAAATCAAATCAGCCTCAAGGTTGGGGTGAGTCGTCAAAGCCAGTCAACTCCCCGGACTGGAACAAGCAGCAAGATGTTGGATCTTGGGGAGCACCATCTACCACAAATAAACCACCAGGTTCTGGGTGGTTGGGTGGACCAATACCAAGTCCAGCAAAGGAAGAGGAACCCACAGGATGGGAGGAGCCATCCCCAGAATCAATACGCCGTAAAATGGAAATTGATGATGGAACTTCTGCTTGGGGTGATCCAAGCAAATACAACTACAAAAATGTGAATATGTGGAATAAAAATGTCCCAAACAGTAGCAGCAGTTCAGACCAGCAAGCACAGGTACATCAGCAGCTACTGCCTTCAAGTGCCATGTCCAACAAGGAGAGCAGTAATGGTTCTG GTTGGGGAGAGCCTTCTACTCCTGCCACTACTGTAGATAATGGAACGTCAGCGTGGGGTAAACCCATGGATACTGGTACTAGCTGGGGAGAGCCCATCAGTGATGCAGCAGGCACCTCTGGCTGGGGAAATGCTTCTGTTGGTCAGCAGGCTTCAAGTAAACCTG GGCCTAAATCTATGCAAGATGGTTGGTGTGGTGATGCTATGTCATTGCCAGGGAGTCGTCAGACCAGCtgggaggaagatgatgatgtaGAGATTGGAATGTGGAACAGCAGTTCTTCCCAAGAAGTTAACCCATCTTTGAATTGGCCACTGTACATGAAAAAAATGCCTACAAAG ggaaCAATGAAAGGTGGAAATAAACAAGATGAAACGTGGATAAATCCATTCATTAAGCAGTTCACAAATCTCAGTTTTTCA AGAGAATCACCAGAAGAAACCATACCGAGCAATAAGATGGACATGTCTGGAG GAATGTTACAGGATAAACGAATAGAGTTGGATAAGCATGGCCTGAACGTTGGCGATTACAATCGGTTGGTAGGAAAGGGCCCTGGTTCTCGTCCTCAGATTTCCAAAGAGTCTTCCATGGATCGCAGTCCTTACTTTGATAAG GATGGCATTGTAGCAGACGAGTCCCAAAACATGCAGTTTATTTCCAATCAAAACATGAAGCTTCCCCCTTCAAATAGTGCACTACCTAACCAAGCCCTTGGCTCCCTAGCAGGGCTGGGTATGCAAAACTTGAATTCTGTTAGACAG AATGGCAATCCCAGTGTGTTTGGCGTTGGTAATATAGCAGCACAACCCAGGAGCATGCAGCAGACCCCAGCACAACCTCTTAATTCATCCCAGCCTAATTCACGTGCTCAAGTGCCTCCTCCATTACTCTCCCCTCAG GTTCCAGTATCATTACTGAAGTATGCACCAAACAACGGTGGCCTGAGTCCACTTTTTGGCCCACAACAAGTAGCCATGTTGAACCAACTATCCCAGTTAAACCAGCTTTCTCAGATCTCCCAGTTACAA CGGTTGTTGGCTCAGCAGCAGAAAGCGCAGAATCAGAGAAGCACGCCTTCTAGTGGTCGTCAACAGCAGGAACAACAG ggtcgATCTCTTAGTATGCAGCAACAGATGATGCAACAATCCCGTCAGCTTGATCCAAACCTGTTAATGAAGCAGCAGACTCCACCATCTCAACAGCAGCCACTCCATCAGCCTGCCATGAAATCTTTCCTTGAGAATGTCCTACCCCATGCTACTCCTGAGCTGCAGAAAGGGCCATCACCAATAAATGCATTCAGCAACTTCCCTATAG GAATGAATTCAAACTTGAATGTAAACATGGATATGAGCAGTATTAAGGAGCCACAATCACGACTGAGGAAATGGACAACGGTGGACAGCATTTCTGTTAACACCTCATTGGATCAAAACTCCAGCAAACATG GTGCTATTTCAAGTGGTTTTAGGCTGGAAGATTCCCCATTTGTTCCATATGACTTTATGAACAGCAGTAATTCACCAGCCAGTCCTCCTGGATCTGTTGGGGATGGCTGGCCACGTGCCAAATCGCCTAATGGCTCTAGCAGTGTTAACTGGCCACCAG AATTTCGTCCTGGTGAGCCATGGAAAGGTTATCCAAACATCGACCCTGAAACTGACCCTTACGTCACTCCTGGCAGTGTCATAAACAATCTTTCAATTAATACTGTGCGGGAAGTTGACCACCTCAGGGACAGGAACAGTG GGTCATCCTCATCTTTGAACACCGCGCTGCCTTCAACTAGTGCCTGGTCATCCATTCGTGCCTCCAACTACAATGTTTCCCTCAGCAGTACAGCACAAAGCACTTCAG TAGCCAGAAACAGTGATTCCAAATCAACATGGTCTCCTGGTTCAGTCACTAACACCTCTCTGGCTCATGAGCTGTGGAAGGTCCCTTTGCCGCCTAAAAGCATCACTGCTCCGTCCCGCCCGCCACCGGGGCTGACAGGCCAGAAACCACCTTTGTCCACATGGGATAACTCCCTTCGtttgggtggaggatggggaaatTCTGATGCCAGATACACCCCTG GTTCAAGCTGGGGTGAGAGCAGCTCAGGGAGAATAACGAATTGGCTTGTTCTAAAAAACCTTACACCTCAG ATTGATGGCTCAACCCTGCGTACTCTGTGCATGCAGCACGGTCCACTAATAACATTCCACCTTAACCTCCCACATGGTAATGCTTTGGTCCGTTACAGTTCAAAAGAAGAGGTAGTGAAGGCACAAAAATCTCTGCACAT gtGTGTATTAGGGAACACTACTATTCTGGCTGAGTTTGCCAGTGAAGAGGAGATTAGCCGCTTCTTTGCACAAGGCCAGTCTCTGACTCCTTCTCCTGGCTGGCAGTCTTTTGGATCCAGCCAGAACCGACTTGGATCCATTGATGGTTCCCATTCGTTCTCAAACCGTAATGATCTAAATCACTGGAATGGTGCTGGGCTGTCGGGAACTAGCAGTGGAGACCTTCATGGCACTTCACTTTGGGGGAGCCCCAACTATTCCACAAGCCTGTGGGGTACCCCAAGCAGCAGTGACACCAGGGGAATTAGCAGCCCATCCCCCATCAATGCTTTCCTTTCTGTTGACCACCTAGGTGGAGGTGGAGAGTCCATGTAA